A genomic region of Dactylococcopsis salina PCC 8305 contains the following coding sequences:
- the prmA gene encoding 50S ribosomal protein L11 methyltransferase produces the protein MTNSWWEIKISCDPTLEELLFWRLDEFGCQGMVTEQKEELRLIRGYLPQVRAHPLDLAALSLWIEQDAVTMGVEEPKTSWHLIDEQDWASSWKKYWHPQEIGDRLLVCPAWLSPPNDTERVVLRLDPGVAFGTGVHPTTQLCLESVEMRYSMGKKGGIIADIGCGSGILSIAALLFGAEKAYAVDTDPLAVRATRSNRQLNRVKSEQLLVEQGSVKRLASMYPKGFDGIICNILAEVILDLIPEFSAIALPHTWGILSGILMEKAQPIADSLEKHGWKVGTLWRRKEWCCLNIRRQELDDD, from the coding sequence ATGACAAATAGTTGGTGGGAAATCAAAATCTCGTGTGATCCGACGTTAGAAGAACTTCTCTTCTGGCGGTTGGATGAATTTGGTTGTCAGGGGATGGTAACAGAGCAAAAAGAGGAACTGCGGTTGATACGAGGTTATCTCCCCCAAGTGCGAGCGCATCCCCTAGATTTAGCCGCTCTATCTCTCTGGATAGAACAAGATGCGGTAACAATGGGAGTGGAAGAGCCTAAAACCAGTTGGCATCTCATTGATGAGCAAGATTGGGCGAGTAGTTGGAAGAAATATTGGCATCCTCAAGAAATTGGCGATCGCCTTTTGGTTTGTCCCGCGTGGCTCTCTCCTCCTAATGATACAGAACGAGTGGTGCTTCGTCTTGATCCTGGCGTAGCATTTGGAACTGGAGTTCATCCCACAACACAACTGTGTTTAGAATCCGTAGAAATGCGTTACAGTATGGGAAAAAAAGGCGGTATTATTGCTGACATCGGTTGTGGCTCAGGGATTTTATCGATCGCAGCCTTGCTATTTGGCGCGGAAAAAGCCTACGCAGTAGATACTGATCCCCTAGCGGTACGAGCAACTCGCAGTAATCGTCAATTGAACCGTGTTAAATCAGAACAGTTGCTGGTAGAACAAGGGAGTGTGAAGCGTTTGGCTTCCATGTATCCCAAGGGTTTTGATGGGATTATCTGTAATATTCTCGCAGAAGTGATTTTAGATTTGATTCCAGAGTTTAGCGCGATCGCCCTTCCTCACACTTGGGGGATTCTCAGTGGGATTTTAATGGAAAAAGCACAACCGATCGCCGATTCCCTAGAAAAACATGGTTGGAAAGTAGGAACACTCTGGCGACGCAAAGAGTGGTGTTGTCTCAACATTCGTCGCCAGGAACTCGATGATGATTAA
- a CDS encoding 6-carboxytetrahydropterin synthase — protein sequence MKCIINRRAQFSAAHRYWLPELSEAENEAKFGTGSRYPGHGHNYVLYVSLEGEIDQYGMVMNLSEVKPVIRKQITEQLNNAHLNEVWREFTETLPTTENVARVIWQRLESYLPLVNIRLFEHPQLWADYQGRNMEASLTVGTHFSAAHRLARPDLSYEENCEIYGKCARPHGHGHNYHLEVTVTGEIDPRTGMIVNLEKLHDILEEFVVEPFDHYFLNEDIPYFAEVVPTAENIAVYIGQLLQQPTQELGVMLDKIKLIESPNNSCEINCRSLSQEFSNQATREPALASY from the coding sequence ATGAAATGTATAATTAATCGTCGCGCTCAGTTTTCTGCTGCCCACCGTTACTGGCTTCCAGAGCTAAGTGAAGCGGAAAATGAAGCCAAATTCGGAACAGGAAGTCGATACCCTGGACATGGACATAATTATGTTCTTTATGTTTCTCTAGAGGGGGAAATTGACCAATATGGGATGGTGATGAATCTGTCTGAGGTCAAACCTGTAATTCGGAAACAAATTACTGAGCAACTCAATAACGCACATCTGAATGAGGTTTGGCGTGAGTTTACAGAAACACTCCCCACCACTGAAAATGTTGCGAGAGTGATTTGGCAGCGTTTAGAGTCTTATTTACCGTTGGTGAATATTCGTTTATTTGAACATCCACAACTTTGGGCTGATTATCAAGGAAGAAATATGGAAGCGTCATTAACTGTTGGTACACATTTTAGTGCAGCACACCGTCTCGCACGTCCCGATTTAAGTTATGAGGAAAATTGCGAAATTTATGGGAAATGCGCTCGTCCTCATGGTCATGGACACAATTATCATTTAGAGGTGACGGTTACGGGAGAAATTGATCCTCGCACGGGAATGATTGTTAATTTGGAAAAACTCCATGATATTTTAGAGGAGTTTGTCGTCGAACCGTTTGATCACTATTTCCTTAATGAGGATATTCCTTATTTCGCAGAAGTTGTTCCTACTGCGGAAAATATCGCGGTGTATATTGGTCAGTTGCTACAACAACCCACTCAAGAGTTAGGGGTCATGTTGGATAAAATTAAGTTGATTGAAAGTCCTAATAATTCTTGTGAGATTAATTGTCGGTCTCTCAGTCAAGAATTTAGCAATCAAGCGACTCGTGAACCCGCTTTAGCGAGTTATTAA
- the rsfS gene encoding ribosome silencing factor, with amino-acid sequence MNHQPNSNSTSTNTPTLTDAEKLARTIVEAAATRKASDIVLLEVTEVSYLADYFVISTGHSRTQVKAISDAIEDTVERQFHYAPIRAEGQKERNWILLDYGDVIAHILLPEEREFYGIEAFWGHAKQLETDHE; translated from the coding sequence ATGAATCATCAGCCTAACTCTAATTCCACTTCCACCAACACTCCTACTTTGACAGATGCCGAAAAATTAGCTCGAACTATTGTCGAAGCCGCCGCTACTCGCAAAGCCAGTGATATTGTTCTTTTAGAAGTAACAGAAGTTTCTTATCTCGCTGATTACTTTGTCATTAGTACCGGTCACTCGCGCACCCAAGTCAAAGCGATTTCAGATGCGATCGAGGATACGGTAGAAAGGCAATTTCATTACGCACCGATACGCGCAGAAGGGCAAAAGGAACGGAACTGGATATTATTAGATTATGGCGATGTAATTGCACATATTTTATTGCCAGAGGAACGAGAATTTTACGGGATCGAAGCCTTCTGGGGACACGCTAAACAATTAGAAACGGATCACGAATAA
- the serA gene encoding phosphoglycerate dehydrogenase, which translates to MSKVLVSDSVDQAGIDILSQVAQVDVNTKLSPEELIKAIPEYDALMVRSGTKVTQEVIEAGNQLKIIGRAGVGVDNIDVPTATRRGIVVVNSPEGNTIAAAEHALAMMLSLSRHIPDANQSVKSGKWERKQFIGSEVYKKTLGVVGLGKIGSHVATVARAMGMKLLAYDPFISAERAEQLGCRLVDLEMIFTEADYITLHIPRTPETENLINAESLAKMKPTTRIINCSRGGVIDEDAIAEAVENGTIGGAALDVFAEEPLGESKLRNVGANMVLTPHLGASTEEAQTNVAVDVAEQIRDVLLGLPARSAVNIPGLNPDVLEKLRPFLQLAETLGNLVGQLAGGRVEQLNVRLQGELTDSQSQPIVVAALKGLLSQALRERVNYVNASIEAKERGIRVIETKDASVHDYSGSLRLEAIGSLGEHSVTGALLSDQEMRITNVDGFPINVPPNNYMLFTLHRDMPGIIGQIGSLLGNFNVNIASMQVGRKIVRGDAVMVLSIDDPLPEDVLTEITKISGIRDAYTIKL; encoded by the coding sequence ATGTCTAAAGTCTTAGTTTCAGATTCTGTCGATCAAGCGGGGATTGATATTCTCTCCCAAGTGGCGCAAGTGGATGTTAATACTAAACTTTCCCCTGAAGAATTGATCAAAGCCATTCCCGAATATGATGCGCTGATGGTGCGATCGGGAACGAAAGTCACCCAAGAGGTGATTGAAGCGGGAAACCAACTTAAAATTATTGGTCGCGCTGGGGTTGGTGTGGATAACATTGACGTACCAACCGCAACCCGTCGGGGAATTGTCGTGGTTAACTCCCCAGAAGGAAATACGATCGCGGCTGCGGAACACGCTTTGGCGATGATGTTATCCCTATCTCGTCATATCCCAGACGCTAATCAATCCGTAAAAAGTGGTAAATGGGAACGTAAACAGTTTATTGGTTCAGAAGTTTACAAGAAAACTCTGGGCGTAGTGGGATTAGGTAAAATTGGTTCTCATGTGGCGACAGTTGCTCGTGCCATGGGAATGAAATTGTTAGCGTATGATCCGTTTATTTCTGCCGAACGTGCGGAACAATTGGGCTGTCGCTTGGTGGATTTAGAGATGATTTTCACCGAAGCTGACTATATTACTCTCCATATTCCTCGCACTCCAGAAACCGAAAACTTGATTAATGCTGAATCCTTGGCGAAAATGAAGCCCACCACCCGCATTATTAATTGTTCTCGCGGGGGAGTGATTGATGAAGATGCGATCGCAGAAGCGGTGGAAAATGGCACGATCGGCGGTGCGGCGTTAGATGTGTTTGCAGAAGAACCCCTAGGAGAGTCAAAATTACGCAATGTGGGAGCAAATATGGTTCTCACCCCTCACTTGGGCGCTTCCACTGAAGAAGCACAAACTAATGTCGCGGTTGATGTAGCGGAACAGATTCGGGATGTATTGCTGGGTTTACCCGCTCGATCGGCGGTGAATATTCCAGGCTTAAACCCAGATGTGTTGGAAAAATTACGTCCCTTCCTACAATTAGCAGAAACATTAGGCAACTTAGTGGGTCAATTAGCTGGTGGGCGTGTGGAACAGTTAAACGTACGTCTGCAAGGAGAATTAACCGATAGTCAAAGCCAACCGATCGTCGTGGCAGCACTAAAAGGCTTACTCTCACAAGCGTTGCGAGAACGAGTTAATTATGTCAACGCTTCGATCGAGGCGAAAGAGCGAGGCATTCGGGTGATTGAAACCAAAGATGCTTCTGTGCATGATTATTCGGGTTCACTGCGTTTGGAAGCCATTGGCTCTTTAGGAGAGCATTCTGTCACGGGAGCATTACTCAGTGATCAGGAAATGCGGATCACTAATGTTGACGGTTTCCCGATTAATGTTCCCCCCAATAACTATATGTTGTTTACCTTACACCGTGATATGCCTGGAATTATCGGACAAATTGGTTCATTATTGGGTAACTTTAATGTTAACATTGCCAGTATGCAAGTCGGACGGAAAATTGTTCGCGGTGATGCGGTAATGGTTCTCAGTATTGATGATCCCTTGCCAGAAGACGTTTTAACCGAAATCACTAAAATTTCGGGAATCCGAGACGCTTATACGATTAAGCTCTAA
- a CDS encoding WYL domain-containing protein: MFCHILIGCPSSGKSTLAQNIVENNPNYRIVSTDKIREQLFGDENIQGNWSAIETEVFRQIEAHINADNPIIYDATNAKRSWRMGLLQHLNQYNNVEWFGWHLKTPLKTCLQWNQKRERKVPETVIKRMSESLKTFPPIAAEGFVAVYPLNSQLKTSLTAQFQQKLSQFSRSVINRQNRTQKIIRHAYSNLLDFERLMYLIHLLLTYPGIGNLQQTSPETLEAVVGKPKQTYQTELDEICAFMSKVADPIYADPEAISTDLQWLEVNGIIGKAEIKKDLEITIKEDSELPTHSYSDLETFERLIKMIRLIIHEPFIFKKGEGTLNSLVKRMQEEEILADDYRDRVRKDIEKVLKPYEILPEFPMKRGYFAGTAILSENDLIKVFYLLETQAKSLDDPIALQVYERFKQRIETSKLAQSYPYPVRAIHNRNIVDREKVSDLSVALKTEELERAIEAGQLLELGRIPGGGTFNPETESLFKIYPLQIVFHNIGWYLGFEHNEGENKGLLRFERLDRLFLGQTQSKTRSRSAQLKSLQRLITLYKSCGGIFLGNDPKLQQKYLSSEEAERKQIEITIEIWFTEKIFRFISEGTQRFPLKQMKMSQPFNRELLRKNRTLFSLRKTSDPKFPHRFRVRLPQWSLEDIDLQRWILGFGGEAKVVTPESLRETLKEKGKAILEAMNDPELSA, translated from the coding sequence ATGTTTTGTCATATTTTAATCGGATGTCCCAGCAGTGGAAAATCAACTTTAGCTCAGAATATTGTAGAAAATAATCCCAATTATCGCATTGTTTCTACAGATAAAATCCGAGAACAATTATTTGGAGATGAGAATATTCAAGGAAATTGGTCAGCAATAGAAACCGAGGTTTTTCGTCAAATTGAAGCCCATATTAACGCAGATAATCCGATTATATATGATGCGACGAATGCCAAACGTTCTTGGCGGATGGGATTATTACAACATCTCAATCAATATAACAATGTAGAATGGTTCGGTTGGCATTTGAAAACGCCTCTAAAAACTTGTTTACAATGGAATCAAAAAAGAGAGCGCAAAGTTCCCGAAACAGTGATTAAAAGAATGTCTGAATCTTTGAAAACGTTTCCTCCCATTGCTGCGGAAGGTTTTGTTGCTGTTTATCCGCTTAATTCTCAATTAAAAACCTCATTAACGGCTCAATTTCAGCAAAAACTTTCTCAATTTTCTCGTAGTGTGATTAATCGTCAAAATCGCACTCAGAAAATCATCCGTCATGCTTATTCTAATTTATTAGACTTTGAGCGTTTAATGTATTTAATTCACCTCCTGTTAACTTATCCTGGAATTGGAAATTTGCAACAAACTTCCCCTGAAACTTTAGAAGCAGTCGTCGGGAAACCAAAGCAAACCTATCAGACAGAATTGGACGAAATTTGTGCCTTTATGAGCAAAGTTGCTGATCCGATATATGCTGATCCAGAAGCGATTTCAACTGATTTACAGTGGTTAGAAGTTAATGGTATTATTGGCAAAGCAGAGATCAAAAAAGATTTAGAAATTACAATTAAAGAAGATTCAGAATTACCCACACATAGTTATTCTGATTTAGAAACCTTTGAAAGGTTAATTAAAATGATTCGCTTGATTATCCATGAACCGTTTATTTTTAAGAAGGGGGAAGGAACTTTAAATAGTTTGGTAAAACGAATGCAGGAAGAAGAAATTTTAGCTGATGATTATCGAGATCGGGTGCGTAAAGATATAGAGAAAGTTTTAAAGCCTTATGAGATTTTACCAGAGTTTCCGATGAAGCGAGGTTATTTTGCAGGAACAGCAATTTTATCAGAAAATGATTTGATTAAGGTATTTTATTTGTTAGAAACACAAGCGAAAAGTTTAGATGATCCGATCGCGCTACAGGTTTATGAACGCTTTAAACAACGGATAGAAACGTCTAAGTTAGCACAGTCTTATCCTTATCCTGTGCGAGCAATTCATAATCGAAATATTGTCGATCGGGAAAAAGTTTCGGATTTATCTGTTGCGCTAAAAACAGAGGAATTAGAAAGGGCGATCGAGGCGGGACAATTGTTAGAATTAGGAAGAATACCAGGAGGAGGAACGTTTAATCCTGAAACTGAATCTTTGTTTAAAATTTATCCGTTACAAATTGTTTTTCATAATATCGGTTGGTATTTAGGATTTGAACATAATGAGGGCGAGAATAAGGGGTTGTTACGATTTGAACGCCTCGATCGATTATTTTTAGGACAAACTCAAAGCAAAACTCGATCGCGCAGCGCCCAACTTAAATCTTTGCAACGTTTAATCACCCTTTATAAAAGTTGTGGCGGTATCTTTTTAGGAAACGATCCCAAACTGCAGCAAAAATATTTAAGTAGTGAAGAAGCGGAACGAAAACAAATAGAAATCACCATTGAAATCTGGTTTACCGAAAAAATCTTCCGTTTTATTAGCGAAGGAACACAACGTTTCCCCCTCAAACAAATGAAAATGTCGCAACCCTTCAATCGAGAATTATTACGAAAAAATCGCACCTTGTTTAGTTTAAGAAAAACTTCCGACCCGAAATTTCCTCATCGGTTTCGGGTTCGTTTACCACAATGGTCATTAGAAGATATTGACCTTCAGCGTTGGATTTTAGGCTTTGGCGGTGAAGCCAAAGTGGTTACTCCTGAAAGTTTACGAGAAACCTTAAAAGAGAAAGGAAAAGCAATTCTGGAAGCAATGAACGATCCTGAATTATCCGCTTAA
- a CDS encoding Uma2 family endonuclease, producing MIAAVDKTPLSFDEFIDWYPETSEINYELKRGVIVEMPKPKGKHSEITGFGIKKLNYAIDQMELPYFIPRECIIKISDDTGYEPDIAVVNRVGLADEPRWESSSILQTPKSVKLIVEVVSTNWRDDYALKLSDYESMGIEEYWIADYLGIGGRRYIGSPKQPTLSVYTLVDGEYEVQQFKRDDLIRSPTFPELQFTVDQLFNPF from the coding sequence ATGATTGCAGCCGTCGATAAAACGCCCCTATCATTCGATGAATTTATTGATTGGTATCCAGAAACATCAGAAATTAACTATGAATTAAAACGAGGAGTAATTGTTGAGATGCCAAAGCCGAAAGGAAAACATTCAGAAATTACAGGGTTTGGTATCAAAAAATTGAATTACGCGATTGATCAAATGGAATTGCCTTACTTTATCCCCAGAGAATGTATTATTAAAATATCTGACGATACAGGATATGAACCAGATATTGCTGTGGTTAATCGCGTCGGTTTAGCTGATGAACCAAGATGGGAAAGTTCCTCAATCCTTCAGACTCCAAAATCGGTCAAGCTAATAGTAGAAGTTGTTTCCACCAACTGGCGCGATGATTACGCCCTCAAACTCTCTGATTATGAAAGTATGGGGATTGAAGAATATTGGATTGCGGATTATCTTGGCATTGGAGGACGGCGCTATATTGGTTCTCCCAAACAACCCACTTTGAGCGTTTATACTTTAGTTGATGGGGAGTATGAGGTTCAACAGTTTAAAAGAGATGACCTCATTCGATCGCCCACTTTCCCCGAATTGCAATTCACCGTTGACCAATTGTTCAATCCGTTTTAA
- the yqeK gene encoding bis(5'-nucleosyl)-tetraphosphatase (symmetrical) YqeK, giving the protein MVVEREKVIAWLEENVPSSRVQHILGVEEMSKQVAKVHAADEEKAQTAGLMHDLAKYFPADQLLAMAQEKKIVIDEICAVRPHLLHADVSAIVAEDTFHVKDEEILRAIAEHTLGNAEMSKISCIVFVADKLEPNRGDDEELNAMREATWESLYRGVYQVCDVSIKKLIQKGRPIHPRTVATRNWAMQATKV; this is encoded by the coding sequence TTGGTAGTAGAAAGAGAAAAAGTAATAGCTTGGTTAGAGGAAAATGTTCCCAGTTCCCGTGTTCAGCATATTCTCGGTGTGGAAGAAATGTCGAAACAGGTAGCGAAAGTTCATGCGGCGGATGAAGAAAAAGCACAAACCGCAGGATTGATGCACGATTTGGCGAAGTATTTTCCCGCCGATCAGTTGTTAGCAATGGCACAAGAAAAAAAGATCGTAATTGACGAAATTTGTGCGGTGCGTCCTCATTTATTACACGCTGATGTGAGCGCGATCGTAGCGGAAGATACATTTCACGTCAAAGATGAAGAAATTTTAAGGGCGATCGCAGAACACACTTTGGGGAATGCAGAAATGTCTAAAATCAGTTGTATTGTGTTTGTCGCTGATAAACTCGAACCCAATCGCGGTGATGATGAAGAACTAAACGCCATGCGAGAAGCTACTTGGGAAAGCTTGTATCGGGGCGTTTATCAAGTGTGCGATGTGAGTATTAAAAAGTTGATCCAAAAAGGTCGTCCGATTCATCCTCGCACTGTCGCCACTCGTAACTGGGCAATGCAAGCAACAAAAGTTTAA